Within the Penaeus chinensis breed Huanghai No. 1 chromosome 43, ASM1920278v2, whole genome shotgun sequence genome, the region cgcTTATATATGACTGTAGATACATCAAAATGCTACTTCTTTATATGGTAtcaaaacaaatgacaaacaacATTGATCTTTGCATTCGTAAAAAAATGAATTTGACCGTATTAAAACTTATCACATACGCAATACATTATGTAAGCACAcattctctgtccctgtctgtccgtCCCACCtcctcagtatctctctctctctctctctctctctctctctctctctctctctctctctctctctctctctctctgtatatatatatatatatatatatatatatttatgtatatgtgtgtgtgtgtgtgtgtgtgtaatatacatgcatatatatatatatatatatatatatatatatatatatatatgcatgtatattacataaatatatatatacatatacacatataaatatgtatatatatatgcatgtatactacataaataaatgtgtatatatattcatatacatatgtatatatgtatatatgtgtatatgtatatgtatatgtatatttatttatgtaatatacatgtatatatatattatatatatataaacacatatatatacatatttatgtaatatacatacaaacacacacacacacacacacacacacacacacacacacacacacacacacacacacgcacacacacacacacaaacacacacacagacacacgcacacacacacacacacacacacacacacacacacacatatatatatatacatatacatatatatatatatatatagagagagagagagagagagagaaggaagacctaaatgtatatatatatgtatatatatatatatgatatatatattctgtctatctatctatctatctatatgtatatatatatgatatatatatatatatatatatatatacatacatatatatatacatatatatacatacattcatatatatacacattcatattttatatatatatatatacatatatatacacattcatattatatatatatatatatatatatatacatatacatatatatatacacattcatattatatatatatacatatatatatatatatatatatatataatttatgcacacacacacacacacacacacacacacacacacacacacacacacacacacacacacacacacactcacacacacacacacacacacacatacatatatgtatatagatatatgaatatatacatatatatatatatatacatataaacatttatccacacataaacacaaacacacaaacaagaatatataagtatatatatgtttgcatatatataaatgtatatatatatgtatatatatatatatatatatatatgtgtgtgtgtgtgtgtgtgtgtgtgtgtgtgtgtgtgtgtgtgtgtgttatttctgtaatatacatatatacatatttatacatacacatttttttttttgtaatatagattcacacacacacacacacacacacacacacacacacacacacacatatatatatatatatacacacacacacacacacaacacacacacacacacacacacacacacacacacacacacacatatatatatatatatatatatataaacaaaacacaacataaataaacaatcgGGGTACCCTTAGTCCAAATAAAACACTAAAAGATATGAAGACATATCacaacctcctctctccccttccatcgtttcaccccccaacccccacccattcaccccccaacccccacctcaccccatgGCCTTTCCACCCTAACTCACGCGCGTGTCGATCACACCACAAAACAAACAGCTGCCTTTCTCCCACGACTGTTTGTTTCATTACGTAAAAACACACGTATAAAAAACGCTAATGTAGAGGCAAggctgttgtatatatatgtgtgtgtagagaggcaTGCGAATTATAGTTTGTCTTGGTGACTTGAATGCGAAGCTGTTGATGAAGATGCAGACTCAGTTGACGGGTGAGCAAAAGTCGGAGAAGGgagttgatgatatatatatatatatatatatatatatatatgtatatatatatgtatatatatataattacatgtatatatatatagatagatagatatacatatatacacagatacatatatatacacacaagcacaaacattcatatatatatacatatatacatatatatacatacatatacatacatatatatacatatgtatatacatatacaaacacatatgtgtatatgtatatatacacatatatacatgcacatatacatatgtatatcatatatatatatgtatatatatatatatatatatatatatatatttctatctatctataagtgtgtatatttatataagtgtgtatataaaaaatgcatatatatgtattaatatatatatgtgtgtgtgtgtgtgtgtgtgtgtgtgtgttgtgtgcattatgcatatatttgtatatatatatatatatatattatacatatatatatatatatacacacacacacgcacacacacacacacacacacacacacacacacacacacacacacacatatatatgcacacacacatatacaattatacacacatctatatctatctgtctctctctctctctctctctctctctctctctctctctctctctctctctctatatatatatatatatatatatatatatatatatacacaaggtagagaaacccacaatataaaactagttttatattgtgggtgtttctaccatagtatcaacacggtagagtgttttcaactttcatatatatatatatatatatatatatatatgtatgtatatatatacatatacaaacacacatacttacatacatacatacacacatacatacacacacacaccacacacagccacacacacacacaccacacacacatacacacacacagatatacatatatatatatatatatatatatatatatatatatatatatatatatgtgtgtgtgtgtgtgtgtgtgtgtgtgtgtgtgtttgtgtgtgtgtgtgtgtgtgtgtgtgaatacatatatacatatttgtttatatatgtatatatatatatgtatatacatacatatatatatatatatatatatatatgtatatatatgtatatatatatatatatatatatatatatatatatatatatgtatgtatatgtatatgtatgtatatatatatatatatatatatatatatatatatatatatatatattatacatatacatatatatgtgtgtctgtgtgtgcgtgtgtctgtgcttctgcagcgtacatatgtgtgtaattgtgtggaAATTTGTGCTCTTATGTTCTTGTGAGTGTCAAAAGTTCGATTAAATCCATCATTCTCACTTTCATATTATTCACCTAAGAAGTTCATGCCTCTTGTtgaatctaaaataaataaacacttttCTATATAAAAGCCTAAATCAGAAGATTGTTGCTGTTTATCATAGTTACCCACacaatttttacattttctttgatattgataatagaaaatgCATATCAAGGACTAACTCAAAGATATTAAACATCACTAAACATCTACACAGATATCCTCACTGCTTCAAAATCTTCTCCTACAGTATTGATGTGTGTGGTGGCGCTATCGAGTGCCGCCCCCCAGTCCTTCTCCCGCCACCGAGCCGTTCCTCAGAGGGCAATATATGAGAATTTTCGTTCCAAGAGCTTCAGTCGTCCAACTCCTGAGGACATCGAATTCAGACTCTATACCaggtaagaaataaataaaaaagagatagagaaaataaacaaataaaggaagaaaaagaaagaaaggaagacaaaaaagacgAGGATATTGTATCTTTGAAGTCTGATGATCGTGTAGCTGATTTGACATGTAAATTATCTCCTAATTGGCATTTAAACGACAGCAATTTGACGAAGAAAAGACCCTTTAGAGGGTGAATACACGTCCGTTATTATGGATATCATAGGGGTTGCAGCTCTCAGAATCAATAATCGGGAATGTTAGTCTTTGTAATTATTGGAGGACGTCGACCTTTAACCCGAATACAAGGATTAAAATGAGCTTTAGCAAAAAGGTCTTTAACTTTTGTAGTATTATTGGgtgattataattaccattaatctCCTTCCGGTGCGTTCCTGTATATCTTATCTGTTTTGAAGTTAATAAaaccacatacatttttttccgtTAGACACAATAATGATTCAAATATAGAAAAATtaacacaaacatagtaacgtaCGTTCAGAGCTTAACTGAAACACAACTAGGCATTAATAAGccgttttatttactttattatcatctttgtattTGGTCCACACACGAAAAGCAGTATATTAAAAAAAGCTATTTAAATATTATCCAAATTAAGAAAAGCCTCGATTCTGTTGTCATAAAAAAGATCATATAGTCagacggaaaaaaaatattttctataatttatttttcattttagctCAATATCAGAAAAAAGCACGCTCTTCGAAAAATTACAGACATGAGATACTAACCATTTTTTCTGTTGAATGTATCGCCAGTGAAAGAGACTAtccaattattatatttgtttatttattcgtgtatTGTGtcttttatttactaatttatctatttatagatttTACTGTGTCTTCAACCAAAGACGCTCTACAACTATCAattcattcatcaatttattaattttctgtcCTCAGCTTAAGAGACCaatttatgaattaatatatttattaattcattcatatatttattcattcactgtcCTCTGCTAAAGAGACCAATTCAATAGTcaatttatttactcattcattcatccattcattaattccttCATTCAATCCTCGACTAAAGAAACAAACTAATTAATAATCTTATTGGCTCATTCAGTAATTAATCCATTCACTTGCTTTACTCAACCGAAGAGACCAATTTATCAATCACCTTATCTCTATCACCGCAGGGAATCTCGCAATGACCCCGACCGCCTCGTCGCCGGTAACCTGACCTTGCTCGAAGGGTCAAAGTTCAAGAGTGAATTGCCTCTGGTCGTCGTTACCCATGGCTTTTCCGAGACAGCTGATGATTCCGTGTGGATGAATGCCACGAAAAATGCTCTGCTTGATAAGGTAAGTCGcgccgggagggagagggagggatggggggagggagagggagggatggggggaggggaggagggagagggagggatagggagggagaaggagggagaaggagggagaaggagggagaaggagggagaaggagggagaaggagggagaaggagagagagagagagagagagagagagagagagagagagagagagagagagagagggagcttgtGAAAAAAGTACATACTTTTTCAGTCAAAAATCCATCTCCCCCTACTTTACTACATCCACCTCTCCTACATTCATTTCATACCTTCTTGACCTTCTCCACAACAGGCAGACATGAACGTCATTCTCACCCAGTGGCAAGAGCTGGCCAACGGTCTCAGGTATGACATCGCTGCCAGAAATACCTTTTACGTGGGTATTGCTTTGGCTGATCTGCTGAAGTTCCTTGAGGTACGTGCTCTTGGTACTCGTCTTGAGGGTATGGATGATGAAGTCCTTGGTATCTGTTATTTCCGTTCATTACGCTAGACTTGGTATTCGTCCTTGGTATTGTTGATAAAGTACCCGGTATCTTGGTAACAGTTATTTCCGTCCATTACGCTAGATGTTGTTATTCATGAAGGCTCTTCAACATTTACCTTGCTTTAAAAGAACAATACCAAGGGCTTCTAGAACATTTACCTTTCCttaaaaaacaacgacaaaagcTTCTAGAACATTTACCTTTCTTTAAATTGTCCAAAGTATAAGCTTCTAGAACATTTACCTTTCCTTAAATTGTCAAAAGTAAAAGCTCCTTTAACATTTACCTTTCCTTAAATTGTCAAAAGTAAAAGCTCCTGGAACATTTACCTTTCcttaaagaacaaaacaaaagcctCTAGAACATACACCTCTCCTCACAGAACAACACCGAAGGCTTCAACGGCAGCAAAGTACACCTCGTAGGCTTCAGTTTGGGCGCACAAGTGTCTGGAGTTGCTGGACACAAGTACCCAGGAGTGGCCAGGATTACAGGTAcgttttagagagagggagagggagagggagagggagagggagaggaagagggagagagagagagagagagagagagagagagagagagagagagagagagagagagagagagagagagagagagagagagggagggagggagagggagggagagggagaggaagaggaagagagagagaaagagagagagagagagagagagagagagagagagagagagagagagagagagagacagacagagagacagagagacggagatagagaaagtgagacagagacagaaattcttctaatgatatatacaaaaagacgaagaaaacccCAGTTGTAGCAAAGCCCATCCCCACCCAGGTCTCGACCCCGCGGGCCCGCTGTTCGAAGACGGCAACCCGGAGAGCCGGCTTGACGCTTCCGACGCGGACCTCGTCGACGCCATCCACACCAACGCAGGGAACCTCTTAACGGGACACTTCGGCTACAACGACCCCGTAGGACACCTCGATTTCTACGTGAACGGCGGCAATTCTCAGTACGGTTGCCCGCCTTTCATCTGGGATAGCATCGTCGAGATCATAACACTGTGTAGGTTGAGTGGTGGTCGATTTGTATTTCGATTCTGGCGTTAGGAAGGGTTtggatgtggttgtgtgtgtatatctggatttatctgtttggctgtctgtctatcagttaatccgtctatttatttgtctaactTTCTGTCGATTTATGTGTTTATCCGTCAGTctacttacctacacacacacacacacacacacacacacacacacacacacacacacacacacacacacacatatatatatatatatatatatatatatatatatatgtgtgtgtgtgtatatacacattcatgatatgcttatgtatgactttattattgtattaaattTTCATTATCCCTTGTAATTCATATCTTAATCAACAAGACACAAACACAGCGATGTCAACGtgttttcgtattttctctcATACTGAGTATTAACATTGCATTTAATATCTTGCTTGTTCCTTAACCTTCCTCGTACTGTTCACCTTTATATCGCATTAAACTCATcttctatttattcacttatacgTCATCGATTTCTTACCTGTTCATTTAATTATTCACCGTGCTTTATAATATTTGCATTATTCACACATCAGCAATGACTCGCAccctctgtctatttctatcttcttctGACTATACTCGCTTACCATGGTTTACTTTGCATCTCTTTATTATTAAGCAAGAAAGTACATAATCATGCTTATATTTCTTATGACATTGATTTTTCTGTTGGTCTGTtagtttctttctgtctttaacttgatattttgtttgttgttttttatacatTATCTTGCCTTGTATTTCATATGTTagaatctgttactttctttcaACTCACTTGTATGTTCTAGTGTTAGATTCCATTGATCTATTAATCGTATTCTCTCGCCTCGTACTTCACTTGGTGTTAAATACTGTtgccgtgtttttttgtttttcctacaGTGTTAGATTCCATTCTCGTATGCTCTTGCCTCGTACTTCGCTTGGTCTTAGAAcctattactttatttttacacCGCGTTATTTGCCTTTCACATATCGTTAAGTATTCTTGTCACCTAAGTCACTTTTCTCACCCCTACAGCGCCAGGAGACATCGACGCTTGTAGCCACGGTCGCGCCCACGAGTATTTTCTGgagtccctcctctcccccgaacCCACAGTCGGATTTCAGTGCCCGGACTACGAGAACTTCGAGGTAGGAGGAAGCAACGGCTTGAATATAGTAGTTTACCCTTTAGTAATGCACATTTTCTCTTAAAATACGGATTCCTAGGTAAATGAAACCAATATCCATTTTCAttaacaaatatctatatatttgccaTAACTCCGCTTATGCACAGAACATGGTTATGATGTTATCccatataatcatcatcttttggTAAAACAACATCGTTTACTATATCTAAGTTCACTTAAAAAAGGGTTTATCTGCAAAAGATGTCTTacactagattttttttcttacctttttctttttttcttcctgttcatttactcacatttatttacttattttaaagGTCGGAGAATGCTTCAACACACCTCGAGCTGCTATGGGTTACGATGTCACACGCGAAGCTAGGGGAGTGTTTTACGTAGATACGCAGGTACGTTCAAAATGCCAAAATATTACCGTCTATCGAATCATGGTCTGCTTTTAACTGTGAGCAGGATgcaacatacacatattttttttgatAAACATGGAAGAGTCTTTCTTATTTTGGTGTCCATTATTGCTTATAAAATAAGTTTATGGAAACTGCTAAGTATTTTTATTCTGTGTATAATCAGGATCAGTTTTAAAAGTGGACAAAGCAGATTGTTACTTAAGGGACCTCTGTACAACAAATAACATAAAttggttattttcttattatcaaatAGCCGTGGAAAATAGGGAAATAAATCCACATATGTTAAAAAATAGGTTTCAGCTTTCAGCAAAATAATTGCACTCAATCATGCATTCCCTGGTTTACATTTACgtgaacaaatatacatatgaaatagtAAACAAGATAATATTCACTGCATATTACAGATGATTTCAATTCTATCTCTTCCCGTAAACCTTACCCTGCATATTCACTCTAACATACAAACCTTcccgcacaaataaacacaaaccaaAGCAATGCGATTTTGTAGAAATAAACTAATCTGATTCCTTCACCGAAAACTAGGGCGAggctccctttttctctcgccaCCTGGAAGTGAACCTAACAATAGGAGAGGGCGAGACCACATACCACGGAGAAGTAACTTTCCATACTATCATTCCTGGTCGAGAAACAAAGGAGGTTGTTATGTTTAGGTGAGttgaatgtttttttaatatggcTGTTTGTATTTGGTGGTGTTGTGATGTTGGCGTTAGTGGTGACGATGGGAGTGATTGTGTGATTTGgctatagcgataataatgatataattgtaATTTcattgatgatggaaatgataacagtagtggaTATGTTAATCAATATTGTTCttctcattgctgttgttatgatgatactatactgctgctactacaacctctactactattactattaatgttactgttactacgacaattactactactactactactgctgctgctgctactacagttattgctactactattattactcttacttttactactactactaccaataataataacattaccagcactactattaatattactgctgttactactgttacaaTTTCTACTGCTGCAATTATTACCACTAATGCTATTAAtggtaattagtaataataacattactacgtACAGCCTGTAGCAACCATTCCCCCATTCTCACACCTCTTCACTAaacaacctctttctctcttcccaagtGGCTGGCCTTCTCTCCACCCTGGCGATCTCCACCAGACTACCCTCACCATACCCTCAGGAACGAGCACTGACGAGGTACCCATCGACGTGGTATTCCATAAGAATTACCTGCTGCCTCTCTCGCCCAGCCACCTCAACGTAGAGAGCATTGGGGTTGTCGATACGTACACGGAGCAAGAGTAAGTATCGtgaatgagtgtttttttttttttttttttttttttttttttttttttttttttttttttgtgtgtgtgtgtgtgtgtgtgtgtgtgtgtgtgtgtgtgtgtgtgtgtgtgtgtgtgtgtgtgtgtgtgtgtgtgtgtgtgtgtgtgtgtgtgtgtgttttgttttgttaggtttataggggtgggtgggtggatggatgaatgaatacacacaaacacacacacacacacacacacacactcatatatttatatatatgtatatatatagtcatacagatatgtagacaaatatatctatatgtatatatatatagatatatgagagagagagagagagagagagagagagagagagagagagagagagagagagagagagagagagagagagagagagagagagagagagagagagagcagcgtatGAAAGTATGCGtatgataaaaaattaaatactTTTGTTAAAAGAAATATCAGTCTGTCCTAAAATCCTATTTTCTATGAAATCAAATTGGTTTTCTCCTCAATGAAAGGGGAAACCATTTGATTTTTGTAACGGATTCCTCTGCCAATGTTATATTCCATGCAAACGTCTATCCTTTACCATTTCCATTTCTAAACACCATTTAGccagataaaaaataatcaaataaaccgTTTACAATTAATAAAACAGATGATTATCCAGAATTACGAATGAAATAATGTCATATTTTCTCTACGTCCCTAGATATTGCATGGCTAGCAAGAAGGTCCTCCAATCTGGTACGACGTATTCCCTGAAGGCTACACTTGGATCCTGTTGAATGAAGACCGTTTCTTGAAGGAGTGTATGTGACGGATAAGACACACCCATTACAGCTGTGTAAATAtagggaaacaaaaaaataagactgAGCCTAATTTCAGCtggggaaatacaggaaaacaaaaGACCTAAGATACTCATTTCAATTAGGGATTTAGAGGGAAACAAAGAATTTAAGACACAATAACATTTCAGCTGAAGAAATATAGGAAAACGAATCCCATTTCAGCAAAggatcaataaagaaaaaaaaaaaaaaaaaaaaaaaaaaataagataaaccaTCATTTCAGGAAAAGATgtagaggaaaacaaaatatttaaggCATACCCATTTCAGCAAAgggtatatatgaaaacaaaggaTTCAAGACACACCCATTTCAACTAGGGATTCTATACAGAAACAAAATATTTTAGTGTAGTGTCCATGCTACCgcaccagtaataataatttgcAATAATCGGACGAGATAGTACTGGTCATCAAGGTTAACATAAATGTTCAGTAATGAGTTTAAGACGCATGGTaaattttatgtgtttattaattGAGTTTGTATTTTATGTCTTCAAATATCGGTAATATTCAACCTTTTCCTGTAGGGTACACGATCTTCATAGAAATTCGCGTAGCTTTTTTTGGAATGGATTTGATCAAAACGTATATGTTGGAAAATAAGATATTGTATTGACTCTGCCTATGCTACGATATTGTATAATGTATTGTCCTGACTAATTAAAATCGTAATATTTCGACGTCTTTTGTTTACCGTACTTTACATTTTCTGCTGTTATAGTGTGGAAAAGAAAGTAATTTTAAAATATctttaaagaaagaagaaaaaacggaaagTTTGCATAATAtgatttctttttaaaaagttACATTTCTATATAAAGGGTTTGAATATATCCCCTACATCCTGTATTAGCATGGTttgatacagtaataatgataaaacaacaacaacaaaaaaaataagtagtGGTGACTACAGGCCTAATTCATAATCCCAATTgacttagtattttttttttcttgttaaaagTCTGTTTTTGATAAAAGTATTACAGCTCGGAAAAAAATATCTATGatcatcatttacattaaaaTATTTTCTCGACCCTATTTGCTCCAAGACTTCaggttatataaataaatacacgaacAACTTTTCTCAAATTCATAATTACCTTGCCCAAGTTTCTGCGTAATTAAGCAAGATGTCATTCCGGTTACATGCAGTTAATCACTAGGTATATACAAATCAACTTGTAATTAGTGTTTTAGCTATGAAAACCTATCATGCAAATGTAACAGACGGCTCTGACTAATCATATTATATGAGGTCATTGCCTGCATTAGAGAAATCGTGTGTATgggacacataatatatatatatatatatatatatatcatctggaAATAATGCAGTCGTTAAGTAATTATTACCGCGAAGAATTTAAAATCAAAATCTCATGAGGTACTGTAAGTTATTTGAAAATCGATTAAATTTTcatgtctgttgtttttttttccctcaaatgCGAATCCTAActcatgaaaaaacaaacaaacaaacaaataaaacaaaactagaaacaataacatgataaaaaaaaacaagtgtgtgTGAAAACAGAAAGTGTCTCATATAATTTATGCAAACTTTTAACGTGTCGCTGGGCCATTCATGtacaatatttatacattgtcatatataaaatatcatttaTTTCAAAAGCAAAACAGTGATGAGACGTTGATGATggtaagataatggtaataatgatggtaaggatgatgatggtgataatgatgataatgataataatgataaagataacgatggcaagataatgatgatgatgacgatgattatgataatgatgacgtaattttttttcttctgagaatCGGAAAAGGGGAGTGAAATACCTattatcacttctttttttttttagttgactttaagaaaaacaaaaaaaaaaaaaatatatatatatatacatatatctgacgTATTATATAATTCCAGACTATcatctctcactatctttttGAGCTTTCAAAATATCTGTTAAGGCAAAGATTTCGTCATTCGTTTCAACAGAATCATAAGATTAAGAAAATTAATTATAGTATTCTTTATTGGCAAATGAGATCAGAATAGACTTTcccacatattaatttatatattttttcttctaatattcaATGTACTTTTAAatgaatctcccccccccccttttattctgTCGCAAATCCAATATTTCGACCTTTTTCATTTAAAGGTGTTTGGATTTTTCGGAAGCAGAAAttctatacgaaaaaaaaaaaaaatatttcaaatcatcatgaaaaagaaaaaaacaaaaaacaaaaagaaaaaaaacaaaaacaaaaaaaaggatctAATAAATTAAATACGATTTAATCAATTcaactgtttattttttattcatgtaaCTTTCTTATCAACCAATTGATTCAtctattattttctattcttttacaACAACGAACGTTTTAATTAATCTAGACATTAATTAAACAAAAGGCAGAATGACCTTAAAACTCAGTGACGTATGATTGAAGGCTGATCAATTTAATTCTTATAATTATGTTATAAAGTAATGAATGAACTTTATTTTATTGATGCgtagagacagaagaggaggaagaagaggttgatGAAGGAAATGAAGATTAGGGAATTATGATAAAAGgagcaaaaacaagaataagaataaatgtgGAAAATATgaacagagggaagaaaaaaatgatgatgatgatagtgatgatgatgataatgataatgatgaggataatggtaatggtaatggtaatggtaatggtaatggtaatggtaatggtaatgataatgataatggtaatggtaatggtaatggtaatggtaatggtaatggtaatggtaatggtaatggtaatgataatggtaatggtaatggtaatggtaatggtaatggtaatggtaatgataatgataatggtaatggtaatgataatgataatggtaatggtaatggtaatggtaatggtaatggtaatgataatgataatggtaatggtaatggtaatggtaatggtaatggtaatggtaatgataatggtaatggt harbors:
- the LOC125048376 gene encoding inactive pancreatic lipase-related protein 1-like; protein product: MRIIVCLGDLNAKLLMKMQTQLTDILTASKSSPTVLMCVVALSSAAPQSFSRHRAVPQRAIYENFRSKSFSRPTPEDIEFRLYTRESRNDPDRLVAGNLTLLEGSKFKSELPLVVVTHGFSETADDSVWMNATKNALLDKADMNVILTQWQELANGLRYDIAARNTFYVGIALADLLKFLENNTEGFNGSKVHLVGFSLGAQVSGVAGHKYPGVARITGLDPAGPLFEDGNPESRLDASDADLVDAIHTNAGNLLTGHFGYNDPVGHLDFYVNGGNSQYGCPPFIWDSIVEIITLSPGDIDACSHGRAHEYFLESLLSPEPTVGFQCPDYENFEVGECFNTPRAAMGYDVTREARGVFYVDTQGEAPFFSRHLEVNLTIGEGETTYHGEVTFHTIIPGRETKEVVMFSGWPSLHPGDLHQTTLTIPSGTSTDEVPIDVVFHKNYLLPLSPSHLNVESIGVVDTYTEQEYCMASKKVLQSGTTYSLKATLGSC